A portion of the Pagrus major chromosome 8, Pma_NU_1.0 genome contains these proteins:
- the atp6v1e1a gene encoding V-type proton ATPase subunit E 1a: MALTDADVQKQIKHMMAFIEQEAREKVEEIDAKAEEEFNIEKGRLVQTQRVKIMEYYEKKEKQIEQHKKIQMSNLMNQARLKVLKARDDMIMDLLNEARQRLGEIAKDPARYSTLLEGLVLQGFYRLLEPKVTIRCRQQDIEMVQAAVNKTIPVYKEAVKSNIVVKIDQERFLPSEICGGVEAYNDNGKIKVSNTLESRIELIAQQMMPEIRVNLFGANPNRKFTD; the protein is encoded by the exons ATGGCGCTCACCGACGCTGACGTACAGAAACAG ATCAAGCACATGATGGCCTTCATTGAGCAAGAGGCCAGAGAGAAAGTTGAGGAGATTGATGCTAAG GCAGAGGAAGAGTTCAACATTGAGAAAGGCCGCCTGGTGCAGACTCAGCGGGTGAAAATCATGGAATATTACgagaagaaggagaagcagaTTGAACAACATAAGAAAAT TCAGATGTCCAACCTGATGAACCAAGCCAGGCTGAAGGTGCTGAAGGCCCGAGACGACATGATCATG GATTTGTTGAATGAGGCTCGTCAAAGACTTGGAGAAATTGCCAAGGACCCTGCAAGGTACTCCACCCTCTTGGAGGGCCTGGTGCTTCAG GGATTCTATCGACTACTGGAACCTAAAGTTACCATTCGCTGCCGACAGCAGGATATAGAAATGGTTCAG gcTGCTGTTAACAAGACCATCCCTGTGTATAAAGAGGCAGTAAAGAGCAACATAGTCGTCAAAATTGATCAGGAACGTTTTCTTCCATCAGAGAT ctgcgGAGGAGTTGAAGCATATAATGATAATGGGAAGATCAAGGTTTCCAACACTTTGGAGAGCAGGATAGAACTAATCGCACAGCAG ATGATGCCGGAGATCAGAGTGAACTTGTTTGGAGCCAACCCCAACCGCAAGTTCACGGATTAA
- the slc25a18 gene encoding mitochondrial glutamate carrier 1 yields the protein MAEKKVSLPAKLINGGVAGLVGVTCVFPIDLAKTRLQNQQGVQVYKGMLDCLAKTVRSEGYFGCYRGAAVNLTLVTPEKAIKLAANDVFRQKLSKDGHLPLWGEVLAGCGAGTCQVVVTTPMEMLKIQLQDAGRLAAQRPVSTPAQAAAAASGPAPSLVAPPPARPSPPPRTSATGITVELLKTRGLAGLYRGAGATLMRDVPFSMIYFPLFANLNALGQEIVDNVQTRAPFWHSFVAGCTAGSVAAVAVTPLDVIKTRLQTLQKGEGEDTYRGIIDCTRRILRREGPAAFLKGATCRALVIAPLFGIAQGVYFLGVGEAALGLLE from the exons ATGGCCGAGAAGAAAGTTAG CCTCCCTGCTAAGCTGATTAATGGGGGCGTGGCAGGCCTGGTTGGTGTGACATGTGTATTTCCTATTGACCTGGCCAAGACCCGCCTTCAGAACCAGCAGGGCGTCCAAGTCTACAAAGGAAT GCTGGACTGCCTGGCAAAGACGGTTCGCTCTGAGGGCTATTTTGGATGCTACAGAg GTGCAGCAGTGAATCTCACTCTTGTCACGCCAGAAAAAGCCATCAAGCTGGCAGCCAATGACGTCTTCAGACAGAAGCTCTCAAAGGATGG GCATTTGCCCCTGTGGGGGGAGGTACTGGCAGGGTGTGGGGCTGGGACCTGCCAGGTGGTGGTCACCACTCCAATGGAAATGCTTAAGATCCAGCTGCAGGATGCAGGAAGGCTCG CTGCCCAGAGGCCTGTTTCAACACCAgctcaggctgctgctgctgcttctggtCCAGCTCCATCGTTGGTGGCCCCCCCACCAGCGAGACCGAGTCCTCCTCCTCGGACCTCAGCCACCGGCATCACTGTGGAGCTGTTGAAGACTCGTGGACTGGCAGGCCTCTACAGGGGGGCAGGAGCCACTTTAATGAg GGATGTCCCCTTCTCAATGATCTACTTCCCGCTGTTTGCCAATTTAAATGCGCTGGGCCAGGAAATAGTGGATAACGTGCAGACCCGGGCGCCATTCTGGCACTCCTTTGTGGCAGGCTGCACCGCGGGCTCAGTGGCAGCTGTGGCTGTGACACCACTGGACG TGATAAAGACTCGTCTGCAGACCTTGCAAAAAGGTGAAGGAGAAGACACATACAGAGGAATCATTGACTGCACACG GCGCATCTTGAGGCGGGAGGGCCCGGCAGCGTTCCTGAAAGGTGCAACGTGTCGTGCTCTTGTCATCGCTCCTCTTTTTGGCATTGCGCAGGGTGTGTACTTTCTTGGCGTAGGGGAGGCGGCGCTAGGTTTGCTGGAATAA